The Chrysoperla carnea chromosome X, inChrCarn1.1, whole genome shotgun sequence genome includes a region encoding these proteins:
- the LOC123302249 gene encoding fibroblast growth factor receptor homolog 1-like, whose protein sequence is MLSNKYDQKYKTRRKRKYVCFLSIVFMFMISEIECRSIFDNIRFKRYVKDTNRNVTCTDPELCKIGNRLSSLSTNLDTDNNGQSALPDDEDYDSYYNSDTDLLPPVKPSKKKLSNTVTESSRIIIVRQGDHLDLKCPLSGDIIWKRQDGSILSHTKDHFSFKKANLSNTGIYICHSKKEKIQYYFKIYVYSTSDKRKPIILETKKTGVVHVNATVILNCDLVKDPSQKVKWYNNSNHLIRQDAFPFQQILILQKLSLNDAGNYTCYTERDGFGKNSTAILKIDSRENVSAPVFTRPERMHKTVVKPAGNTITLKCPAEGNPTPNITWYKNGKEPTRQLGDFRRQKWMLIIEDIVTHDTGNYTCVLCNEWGCINFTYNVEIVERIRHKPILTEGPGNVTAVVGSNVTFHCNFLSDYSLHVEWFKNRTAENQNDTVLKESGNGTMEAEVLELTNVTHSDEGWYVCVAANTLGSSHASAYLQVVDVLPEEPIQTPIRQSNSLVFILAGVLFTISLVATITFVCTCRRLKREKLKKLIAIETARAAVVTQWTKKVIVEKQTLSNSPNVTEPLLMPIVKIEKQKSQNLNVNESGVISEYELPIDVEWEIPRSLLTLGKSLGEGAFGKVVKAEAQGLIKQDSSTIVAVKMLKEGHTDAEMMDLVSEMEMMKMIGKNINIINLLGCCTQNGPLYVVVEFAPYGNLRDFLRQHRPSSGYDGRSSGYESTIDSQMLKEKKTLTQKDLVSFAYQVARGMEYLSSRRCIHRDLAARNVLVSEDYVMKIADFGLARDIHCNDYYRKTTDGRLPVKWMAPEALFHRLYTTQSDVWSYGILLWEIMTLGGTPYPSVPSVEKLFQLLRSGHRMEKPPCCSIEIYMLMRECWSYQATERPNFSGLVEDLDRILTITANEEYLDLGLPQLDTPPSSQESGCSQQDIPFPYAL, encoded by the exons atgctGTCGAATAAATACGATCAGAAATATAAAACtcgaagaaaaagaaaatatgtctGTTTTCTTTCGAtagtttttatgtttatgatTTCTGAAATTGAATGCAGAAGTATTTTCG ATAATATACGTTTTAAGAGATACGTAAAAGATACGAATAGAAATGTCACATGTACAGATCCAGAATTATGTAAAATCGGTAATCGTTTATCAAGTTTATCCACAAACTTAGACACCGATAATAATGGACAATCCGCATTACCTGACGACGAAGATTACGATAGTTATTATAACAGTGACACAGATCTATTACCGCCAGTGAAACCGTCCAAGAAGAAGTTATCGAACACAGTCACCGAATCTAGTCGAATAATCATTGTTCGGCAGGGTGATCATCTCGATCTAAAGTGTCCACTAAGCGGTGATATCATCTGGAAACGTCAAGACGGTAGTATTCTGTCACATACCAAagatcatttttcttttaaaaaagcgAATTTATCAAATACCGGCATTTATATTTGCCActctaaaaaggaaaaaattcagtattattttaaaatatatgtgtattCAACAAGCGATAAGCGAAAACCGATTATTTtggaaaccaaaaaaactggAGTGGTTCATGTGAACGCTACGGTGATCTTAAATTGTGATCTGGTCAAAGATCCATCGCAGAAAGTgaaatggtataataattcaaatcatTTAATACGCCAGGACGCGTTTCCGTTTCAACAGATCTTGATCTTACAAAAATTGTCCCTAAATGATGCTGGAAATTATACTTGCTATACGGAACGTGATGGTTTCGGTAAAAATAGTACagctattttgaaaattgattcaa GAGAAAATGTATCAGCTCCTGTATTCACACGACCCGAACGCATGCATAAAACGGTTGTCAAACCAGCAGGGAATACGATTACGTTAAAATGTCCGGCAGAAGGTAACCCAACACCGAATATTACATGGTATAAGAATGGTAAAGAGCCTACTCGACAACTAGGAGACTTCCG ACGGCAAAAATGGATGTTAATTATTGAGGATATTGTAACTCATGACACCGGAAATTATACATGTGTCCTTTGCAACGAATGGGGATGCATCAATTTTACGTACAACGTCGAAATTGTTG aGCGTATAAGACATAAACCAATATTAACAGAAGGTCCTGGCAATGTGACAGCGGTGGTTGGGTCAAATGTGACATTTCATTGTAATTTTCTATCAGATTATTCCTTACATGTGGAATGGTTTAAAAATCGTACGGCTGAAAATCAAAATGATACCGTATTGAAG GAATCTGGTAATGGAACCATGGAAGCAGAAGTACTCGAATTAACGAATGTAACACACAGCGATGAAGGTTGGTATGTATGTGTAGCTGCAAACACATTAGGCAGTTCACATGCAAGCGCATATTTACAAGTGGTGGATGTACTCCCGGAGGAACCAATACAAACACCAATTCGACAATCAAATTCGCTTGTATTCATTTTGGCTGGAGTTTTATTTACCATTTCATTGGTGGCAACAATTACTTTTGTTTGTACATGTCGACGTTTGAAACG agaaaaattaaaaaaattaattgcaattgAGACGGCGCGTGCGGCTGTTGTTACACAATGGACGAAGAAAGTTattgttgaaaaacaaacaCTATCAAATTCACCAAATGTTACTGAACCACTG CTAATGccaattgtaaaaattgaaaaacaaaaatcgcaaaatttaaatgtaaacgaATCTGGTGTAATTTCCGAATACGAGCTACCAATCGACGTGGAATGGGAAATACCACGATCATTATTAACACTTGGCAAAAGTTTGGGTGAAGGTGCATTCGGTAAAGTTGTAAAAGCAGAGGCACAAGGTCTTATCAAACAGGATTCAAGCACAATTGTTGCTGTGAAAATGTTAAAAGAAGGGCATACAGACGCCGAAATGATGGATCTCGTATCAGAAATggaaatgatgaaaatgattggaaaaaatattaatattatcaatttattaggATGCTGTACCCAAAATGGACCATTGTATGTGGTCGTTGAGTTTGCACCGTATGGTAATTTACGTGATTTTCTGCGACAACATCGTCCATCTTCGGGTTATGATGGACGATCTTCGGGTTATGAATCGACGATTGATAGTCAAATGTTAAAAGAGAAGAAAACGTTAACACAAAAGGATTTAGTATCGTTTGCGTATCAAGTAGCACGCGGCATGGAGTATTTATCATCCAGGAGG TGTATTCATCGAGATTTGGCAGCTCGAAATGTGTTAGTTAGCGAAGATTATGTAATGAAAATCGCCGATTTTGGTTTGGCACGAGATATTCATTGTAACgattattatagaaaaactaCAGATGGTCGATTACCAGTAAAATGGATGGCACCAGAAGCTCTGTTTCATAGGCTTTATACAACACAATCTGATGT atGGTCCTATGGAATCTTATTATGGGAAATAATGACGCTAGGTGGTACCCCGTATCCATCAGTTCCAAGTGtggaaaaactatttcaattattaCGAAGTGGACATAGGATGGAAAAACCACCATGTTGCTCAATAGAAAT aTATATGTTAATGCGAGAATGTTGGAGCTATCAAGCAACAGAACGTCCAAATTTCTCAGGTCTTGTTGAAGATTTAGATCGTATATTAACAATAACCGCAAACGAAGAGTATTTAGATTTGGGTCTACCACAATTAGATACGCCACCGTCCAGTCAGGAATCGGGATGTTCCCAACAAGATATCCCATTCCCATACGCCTTATAA